Proteins encoded in a region of the Podarcis muralis chromosome 2, rPodMur119.hap1.1, whole genome shotgun sequence genome:
- the KIFC1 gene encoding kinesin-like protein KIFC1 isoform X3 translates to MNSEDKSFLLPKGPSRLPVSGLRLKRPASDENEPPKVDRKRARGPLDPTKRGGPVTAAPSFPKPPPAAPGLRSHRQAGGRRRSSTRTRGTAGVAGPSITAGSRRTVAAAAPKPAAAPAAAGGGEKKRAPWDLKGQVSDLRAKVGTYKEKAQGLAGENEALRQRLNQLEGELKQATARNQQLEGQNSALALELQTCQAQATESQQRVEQLVEQEQQLQETIKSQSQTIRELETAGRKAREAKEELAAQLEAREAELRLVQESLARRAQENEALAARKAQLEQKLHESEMERRSLHNAVQELKGNIRVFCRVRPLLSSEKEAQKQGMSHLRFLPDDSKSLVLSKAEESHVGRERKEDIVYEFNFDQVFPPSSSQEEVFEEISLLVQSALDGYHVCIFAYGQTGSGKTYTMEGPDCQDPSTAGMIPRAVQQIFKKAREMEAKGWKYHFTANFLEIYNESLRDLLVLRPERGSELEIRRVSQCTEELHVPNLCYVPVASEHEVLKLLQRAKANRSVAKTNLNERSSRSHSLFQLRIEGHNPNRELHTSSVLSLVDLAGSERLDKSLSTGDRLKETQAINSSLSNLGLVITALSNKEAHVPYRNSKLTYLLQNSLGGNSKMLMFVNISPSEENFAESLNSLRFARKVNECVIGTASNRK, encoded by the exons ATGAACTCTGAGGACAAAAGTTTCCTGCTGCCGAAAGGCCCCTCCCGGCTCCCTGTGTCTGGGCTGCGCCTCAAGCGCCCGGCCAGCGATGAGAATGAGCCCCCCAAGGTGGACCGG aAACGGGCTCGGGGTCCCCTGGACCCTACCAAGCGGGGAGGACCTGTGACAGCAGCCCCCTCCTTTCCGAAGCCTCCGCCAGCAGCCCCTGGGCTCCGAAGCCACCGCCAGGCCG GGGGGCGCCGCCGCTCGAGCACTCGGACACGGGGGACTGCGGGTGTGGCAGGGCCGTCCATCACAG CAGGATCCCGTCGGACGGTGGCTGCGGCAGCCCCTAAGCCAG ccgctgctcctgctgctgctggcgggGGTGAGAAGAAGCGGGCCCCCTGGGACTTGAAGGGGCAAGTGAGCGACTTGCGGGCCAAAGTGGGGACCTACAAGGAGAAGGCCCAGGGGCTAGCCGGGGAGAATGAGGCCCTGAGGCAGCGGCTGAACCAGCTGGAGGGGGAGCTGAAGCAGGCGACGGCCCGCAACCAGCAGCTGGAGGGGCAGAACAG TGCCTTGGCCTTGGAGCTGCAGACCTGCCAAGCGCAGGCCACAGAGAGCCAGCAGAGGGTGGAGCAGCTGgtggagcaggagcagcagctgcaggagacCATTAAGAGCCAGAGCCAGACGATCCGGGAGCTGGAAACCGCTGGCCGCAAAGCCAGGGAGGCCAAGGAGGAGTTGGCTGCCCAGCTGGAGGCCAGAGAG GCGGAACTGCGCCTGGTGCAGGAGAGCCTGGCCCGGCGGGCGCAGGAGAATGAGGCGCTGGCAGCACGCAAGGCCCAGCTGGAGCAGAAGCTGCACGAGTCGGAGATGGAGCGGCGCTCCCTGCACAACGCCGTCCAGGAGCTGAAG GGCAACATCCGTGTCTTCTGCCGCGTGCGCCCCCTGCTGAGCAGCGAGAAGGAGGCGCAGAAGCAGGGGATGAGCCACCTGCGCTTCCTGCCAGACGACAGCAAGAGCCTTGTCTTATCCAAGGCGGAGGAG TCCCACGTTGGCCGGGAGCGAAAAGAGGACATTGTCTATGAATTCAACTTTGACCAGGTCTTCCCTCCGTCCAGCTCCCAGGAGGAGGTCTTTGAGGAGATCTCTCTGCttgtgcag TCGGCCTTGGACGGCTACCACGTCTGCATCTTTGCCTACGGGCAGACGGGGAGCGGCAAGACGTACACCATGGAGGGCCCCGACTGCCAGGACCCTTCCACGGCCGGCATGATCCCCCGCGCAGTGCAGCAGATCTTCAAGAAAGCCCGGGAGATGGAGGCCAAAGGCTGGaag TACCATTTCACTGCCAACTTCCTGGAGATCTACAATGAGTCTCTGCGGGACCTGCTGGTGTTGCGCCCTGAGCGGGGCTCCGAGCTGGAGATCCGGCGAGTGAGCCAGTGCACGGAGGAACTGCACGTCCCCAACCTCTGCTACGTCCCTGTTGCTTCGGAGCATGAG GTGCTGAAGCTGCTCCAGAGGGCCAAAGCCAACCGCTCGGTGGCCAAGACCAATCTCAACGAGCGCTCTTCCCGCAGCCACAGCCTCTTCCAGCTGCGCATCGAGGGCCACAACCCCAACCGGGAGCTGCACACCTCCT CCGTGCTGAGCTTGGTGGACCTGGCTGGCAGCGAGCGGCTGGACAAGTCCCTCTCCACAGGCGACCGCCTCAAGGAGACCCAGGCCATCAACAGCAGCCTCTCCAACCTGGGCCTGGTTATCACCGCCCTCAGCAACAAG GAGGCCCATGTGCCCTACCGGAACAGCAAGCTGACCTACCTCCTCCAGAACTCCTTAGGCGGCAATTCCAAGAT gCTGATGTTCGTTAACATCTCGCCCTCGGAGGAGAACTTTGCCGAGTCCCTCAATTCCCTTCGCTTTGCCAGAAAG GTCAATGAATGTGTCATTGGCACAGCGTCAAATCGGAAGTGA
- the KIFC1 gene encoding kinesin-like protein KIFC1 isoform X1 — MEGPPPLPLREQKMNSEDKSFLLPKGPSRLPVSGLRLKRPASDENEPPKVDRKRARGPLDPTKRGGPVTAAPSFPKPPPAAPGLRSHRQAGGRRRSSTRTRGTAGVAGPSITAGSRRTVAAAAPKPAAAPAAAGGGEKKRAPWDLKGQVSDLRAKVGTYKEKAQGLAGENEALRQRLNQLEGELKQATARNQQLEGQNSALALELQTCQAQATESQQRVEQLVEQEQQLQETIKSQSQTIRELETAGRKAREAKEELAAQLEAREAELRLVQESLARRAQENEALAARKAQLEQKLHESEMERRSLHNAVQELKGNIRVFCRVRPLLSSEKEAQKQGMSHLRFLPDDSKSLVLSKAEESHVGRERKEDIVYEFNFDQVFPPSSSQEEVFEEISLLVQSALDGYHVCIFAYGQTGSGKTYTMEGPDCQDPSTAGMIPRAVQQIFKKAREMEAKGWKYHFTANFLEIYNESLRDLLVLRPERGSELEIRRVSQCTEELHVPNLCYVPVASEHEVLKLLQRAKANRSVAKTNLNERSSRSHSLFQLRIEGHNPNRELHTSSVLSLVDLAGSERLDKSLSTGDRLKETQAINSSLSNLGLVITALSNKEAHVPYRNSKLTYLLQNSLGGNSKMLMFVNISPSEENFAESLNSLRFARKVNECVIGTASNRK, encoded by the exons ATGGAGGGTCCACCTCCC cTACCACTCAGGGAGCAGAAGATGAACTCTGAGGACAAAAGTTTCCTGCTGCCGAAAGGCCCCTCCCGGCTCCCTGTGTCTGGGCTGCGCCTCAAGCGCCCGGCCAGCGATGAGAATGAGCCCCCCAAGGTGGACCGG aAACGGGCTCGGGGTCCCCTGGACCCTACCAAGCGGGGAGGACCTGTGACAGCAGCCCCCTCCTTTCCGAAGCCTCCGCCAGCAGCCCCTGGGCTCCGAAGCCACCGCCAGGCCG GGGGGCGCCGCCGCTCGAGCACTCGGACACGGGGGACTGCGGGTGTGGCAGGGCCGTCCATCACAG CAGGATCCCGTCGGACGGTGGCTGCGGCAGCCCCTAAGCCAG ccgctgctcctgctgctgctggcgggGGTGAGAAGAAGCGGGCCCCCTGGGACTTGAAGGGGCAAGTGAGCGACTTGCGGGCCAAAGTGGGGACCTACAAGGAGAAGGCCCAGGGGCTAGCCGGGGAGAATGAGGCCCTGAGGCAGCGGCTGAACCAGCTGGAGGGGGAGCTGAAGCAGGCGACGGCCCGCAACCAGCAGCTGGAGGGGCAGAACAG TGCCTTGGCCTTGGAGCTGCAGACCTGCCAAGCGCAGGCCACAGAGAGCCAGCAGAGGGTGGAGCAGCTGgtggagcaggagcagcagctgcaggagacCATTAAGAGCCAGAGCCAGACGATCCGGGAGCTGGAAACCGCTGGCCGCAAAGCCAGGGAGGCCAAGGAGGAGTTGGCTGCCCAGCTGGAGGCCAGAGAG GCGGAACTGCGCCTGGTGCAGGAGAGCCTGGCCCGGCGGGCGCAGGAGAATGAGGCGCTGGCAGCACGCAAGGCCCAGCTGGAGCAGAAGCTGCACGAGTCGGAGATGGAGCGGCGCTCCCTGCACAACGCCGTCCAGGAGCTGAAG GGCAACATCCGTGTCTTCTGCCGCGTGCGCCCCCTGCTGAGCAGCGAGAAGGAGGCGCAGAAGCAGGGGATGAGCCACCTGCGCTTCCTGCCAGACGACAGCAAGAGCCTTGTCTTATCCAAGGCGGAGGAG TCCCACGTTGGCCGGGAGCGAAAAGAGGACATTGTCTATGAATTCAACTTTGACCAGGTCTTCCCTCCGTCCAGCTCCCAGGAGGAGGTCTTTGAGGAGATCTCTCTGCttgtgcag TCGGCCTTGGACGGCTACCACGTCTGCATCTTTGCCTACGGGCAGACGGGGAGCGGCAAGACGTACACCATGGAGGGCCCCGACTGCCAGGACCCTTCCACGGCCGGCATGATCCCCCGCGCAGTGCAGCAGATCTTCAAGAAAGCCCGGGAGATGGAGGCCAAAGGCTGGaag TACCATTTCACTGCCAACTTCCTGGAGATCTACAATGAGTCTCTGCGGGACCTGCTGGTGTTGCGCCCTGAGCGGGGCTCCGAGCTGGAGATCCGGCGAGTGAGCCAGTGCACGGAGGAACTGCACGTCCCCAACCTCTGCTACGTCCCTGTTGCTTCGGAGCATGAG GTGCTGAAGCTGCTCCAGAGGGCCAAAGCCAACCGCTCGGTGGCCAAGACCAATCTCAACGAGCGCTCTTCCCGCAGCCACAGCCTCTTCCAGCTGCGCATCGAGGGCCACAACCCCAACCGGGAGCTGCACACCTCCT CCGTGCTGAGCTTGGTGGACCTGGCTGGCAGCGAGCGGCTGGACAAGTCCCTCTCCACAGGCGACCGCCTCAAGGAGACCCAGGCCATCAACAGCAGCCTCTCCAACCTGGGCCTGGTTATCACCGCCCTCAGCAACAAG GAGGCCCATGTGCCCTACCGGAACAGCAAGCTGACCTACCTCCTCCAGAACTCCTTAGGCGGCAATTCCAAGAT gCTGATGTTCGTTAACATCTCGCCCTCGGAGGAGAACTTTGCCGAGTCCCTCAATTCCCTTCGCTTTGCCAGAAAG GTCAATGAATGTGTCATTGGCACAGCGTCAAATCGGAAGTGA
- the KIFC1 gene encoding kinesin-like protein KIFC1 isoform X2 has translation MEGPPPLPLREQKMNSEDKSFLLPKGPSRLPVSGLRLKRPASDENEPPKVDRKRARGPLDPTKRGGPVTAAPSFPKPPPAAPGLRSHRQAGGRRRSSTRTRGTAGVAGPSITGSRRTVAAAAPKPAAAPAAAGGGEKKRAPWDLKGQVSDLRAKVGTYKEKAQGLAGENEALRQRLNQLEGELKQATARNQQLEGQNSALALELQTCQAQATESQQRVEQLVEQEQQLQETIKSQSQTIRELETAGRKAREAKEELAAQLEAREAELRLVQESLARRAQENEALAARKAQLEQKLHESEMERRSLHNAVQELKGNIRVFCRVRPLLSSEKEAQKQGMSHLRFLPDDSKSLVLSKAEESHVGRERKEDIVYEFNFDQVFPPSSSQEEVFEEISLLVQSALDGYHVCIFAYGQTGSGKTYTMEGPDCQDPSTAGMIPRAVQQIFKKAREMEAKGWKYHFTANFLEIYNESLRDLLVLRPERGSELEIRRVSQCTEELHVPNLCYVPVASEHEVLKLLQRAKANRSVAKTNLNERSSRSHSLFQLRIEGHNPNRELHTSSVLSLVDLAGSERLDKSLSTGDRLKETQAINSSLSNLGLVITALSNKEAHVPYRNSKLTYLLQNSLGGNSKMLMFVNISPSEENFAESLNSLRFARKVNECVIGTASNRK, from the exons ATGGAGGGTCCACCTCCC cTACCACTCAGGGAGCAGAAGATGAACTCTGAGGACAAAAGTTTCCTGCTGCCGAAAGGCCCCTCCCGGCTCCCTGTGTCTGGGCTGCGCCTCAAGCGCCCGGCCAGCGATGAGAATGAGCCCCCCAAGGTGGACCGG aAACGGGCTCGGGGTCCCCTGGACCCTACCAAGCGGGGAGGACCTGTGACAGCAGCCCCCTCCTTTCCGAAGCCTCCGCCAGCAGCCCCTGGGCTCCGAAGCCACCGCCAGGCCG GGGGGCGCCGCCGCTCGAGCACTCGGACACGGGGGACTGCGGGTGTGGCAGGGCCGTCCATCACAG GATCCCGTCGGACGGTGGCTGCGGCAGCCCCTAAGCCAG ccgctgctcctgctgctgctggcgggGGTGAGAAGAAGCGGGCCCCCTGGGACTTGAAGGGGCAAGTGAGCGACTTGCGGGCCAAAGTGGGGACCTACAAGGAGAAGGCCCAGGGGCTAGCCGGGGAGAATGAGGCCCTGAGGCAGCGGCTGAACCAGCTGGAGGGGGAGCTGAAGCAGGCGACGGCCCGCAACCAGCAGCTGGAGGGGCAGAACAG TGCCTTGGCCTTGGAGCTGCAGACCTGCCAAGCGCAGGCCACAGAGAGCCAGCAGAGGGTGGAGCAGCTGgtggagcaggagcagcagctgcaggagacCATTAAGAGCCAGAGCCAGACGATCCGGGAGCTGGAAACCGCTGGCCGCAAAGCCAGGGAGGCCAAGGAGGAGTTGGCTGCCCAGCTGGAGGCCAGAGAG GCGGAACTGCGCCTGGTGCAGGAGAGCCTGGCCCGGCGGGCGCAGGAGAATGAGGCGCTGGCAGCACGCAAGGCCCAGCTGGAGCAGAAGCTGCACGAGTCGGAGATGGAGCGGCGCTCCCTGCACAACGCCGTCCAGGAGCTGAAG GGCAACATCCGTGTCTTCTGCCGCGTGCGCCCCCTGCTGAGCAGCGAGAAGGAGGCGCAGAAGCAGGGGATGAGCCACCTGCGCTTCCTGCCAGACGACAGCAAGAGCCTTGTCTTATCCAAGGCGGAGGAG TCCCACGTTGGCCGGGAGCGAAAAGAGGACATTGTCTATGAATTCAACTTTGACCAGGTCTTCCCTCCGTCCAGCTCCCAGGAGGAGGTCTTTGAGGAGATCTCTCTGCttgtgcag TCGGCCTTGGACGGCTACCACGTCTGCATCTTTGCCTACGGGCAGACGGGGAGCGGCAAGACGTACACCATGGAGGGCCCCGACTGCCAGGACCCTTCCACGGCCGGCATGATCCCCCGCGCAGTGCAGCAGATCTTCAAGAAAGCCCGGGAGATGGAGGCCAAAGGCTGGaag TACCATTTCACTGCCAACTTCCTGGAGATCTACAATGAGTCTCTGCGGGACCTGCTGGTGTTGCGCCCTGAGCGGGGCTCCGAGCTGGAGATCCGGCGAGTGAGCCAGTGCACGGAGGAACTGCACGTCCCCAACCTCTGCTACGTCCCTGTTGCTTCGGAGCATGAG GTGCTGAAGCTGCTCCAGAGGGCCAAAGCCAACCGCTCGGTGGCCAAGACCAATCTCAACGAGCGCTCTTCCCGCAGCCACAGCCTCTTCCAGCTGCGCATCGAGGGCCACAACCCCAACCGGGAGCTGCACACCTCCT CCGTGCTGAGCTTGGTGGACCTGGCTGGCAGCGAGCGGCTGGACAAGTCCCTCTCCACAGGCGACCGCCTCAAGGAGACCCAGGCCATCAACAGCAGCCTCTCCAACCTGGGCCTGGTTATCACCGCCCTCAGCAACAAG GAGGCCCATGTGCCCTACCGGAACAGCAAGCTGACCTACCTCCTCCAGAACTCCTTAGGCGGCAATTCCAAGAT gCTGATGTTCGTTAACATCTCGCCCTCGGAGGAGAACTTTGCCGAGTCCCTCAATTCCCTTCGCTTTGCCAGAAAG GTCAATGAATGTGTCATTGGCACAGCGTCAAATCGGAAGTGA
- the KIFC1 gene encoding kinesin-like protein KIFC1 isoform X5: MEGPPPLPLREQKMNSEDKSFLLPKGPSRLPVSGLRLKRPASDENEPPKVDRKRARGPLDPTKRGGPVTAAPSFPKPPPAAPGLRSHRQAGSRRTVAAAAPKPAAAPAAAGGGEKKRAPWDLKGQVSDLRAKVGTYKEKAQGLAGENEALRQRLNQLEGELKQATARNQQLEGQNSALALELQTCQAQATESQQRVEQLVEQEQQLQETIKSQSQTIRELETAGRKAREAKEELAAQLEAREAELRLVQESLARRAQENEALAARKAQLEQKLHESEMERRSLHNAVQELKGNIRVFCRVRPLLSSEKEAQKQGMSHLRFLPDDSKSLVLSKAEESHVGRERKEDIVYEFNFDQVFPPSSSQEEVFEEISLLVQSALDGYHVCIFAYGQTGSGKTYTMEGPDCQDPSTAGMIPRAVQQIFKKAREMEAKGWKYHFTANFLEIYNESLRDLLVLRPERGSELEIRRVSQCTEELHVPNLCYVPVASEHEVLKLLQRAKANRSVAKTNLNERSSRSHSLFQLRIEGHNPNRELHTSSVLSLVDLAGSERLDKSLSTGDRLKETQAINSSLSNLGLVITALSNKEAHVPYRNSKLTYLLQNSLGGNSKMLMFVNISPSEENFAESLNSLRFARKVNECVIGTASNRK; encoded by the exons ATGGAGGGTCCACCTCCC cTACCACTCAGGGAGCAGAAGATGAACTCTGAGGACAAAAGTTTCCTGCTGCCGAAAGGCCCCTCCCGGCTCCCTGTGTCTGGGCTGCGCCTCAAGCGCCCGGCCAGCGATGAGAATGAGCCCCCCAAGGTGGACCGG aAACGGGCTCGGGGTCCCCTGGACCCTACCAAGCGGGGAGGACCTGTGACAGCAGCCCCCTCCTTTCCGAAGCCTCCGCCAGCAGCCCCTGGGCTCCGAAGCCACCGCCAGGCCG GATCCCGTCGGACGGTGGCTGCGGCAGCCCCTAAGCCAG ccgctgctcctgctgctgctggcgggGGTGAGAAGAAGCGGGCCCCCTGGGACTTGAAGGGGCAAGTGAGCGACTTGCGGGCCAAAGTGGGGACCTACAAGGAGAAGGCCCAGGGGCTAGCCGGGGAGAATGAGGCCCTGAGGCAGCGGCTGAACCAGCTGGAGGGGGAGCTGAAGCAGGCGACGGCCCGCAACCAGCAGCTGGAGGGGCAGAACAG TGCCTTGGCCTTGGAGCTGCAGACCTGCCAAGCGCAGGCCACAGAGAGCCAGCAGAGGGTGGAGCAGCTGgtggagcaggagcagcagctgcaggagacCATTAAGAGCCAGAGCCAGACGATCCGGGAGCTGGAAACCGCTGGCCGCAAAGCCAGGGAGGCCAAGGAGGAGTTGGCTGCCCAGCTGGAGGCCAGAGAG GCGGAACTGCGCCTGGTGCAGGAGAGCCTGGCCCGGCGGGCGCAGGAGAATGAGGCGCTGGCAGCACGCAAGGCCCAGCTGGAGCAGAAGCTGCACGAGTCGGAGATGGAGCGGCGCTCCCTGCACAACGCCGTCCAGGAGCTGAAG GGCAACATCCGTGTCTTCTGCCGCGTGCGCCCCCTGCTGAGCAGCGAGAAGGAGGCGCAGAAGCAGGGGATGAGCCACCTGCGCTTCCTGCCAGACGACAGCAAGAGCCTTGTCTTATCCAAGGCGGAGGAG TCCCACGTTGGCCGGGAGCGAAAAGAGGACATTGTCTATGAATTCAACTTTGACCAGGTCTTCCCTCCGTCCAGCTCCCAGGAGGAGGTCTTTGAGGAGATCTCTCTGCttgtgcag TCGGCCTTGGACGGCTACCACGTCTGCATCTTTGCCTACGGGCAGACGGGGAGCGGCAAGACGTACACCATGGAGGGCCCCGACTGCCAGGACCCTTCCACGGCCGGCATGATCCCCCGCGCAGTGCAGCAGATCTTCAAGAAAGCCCGGGAGATGGAGGCCAAAGGCTGGaag TACCATTTCACTGCCAACTTCCTGGAGATCTACAATGAGTCTCTGCGGGACCTGCTGGTGTTGCGCCCTGAGCGGGGCTCCGAGCTGGAGATCCGGCGAGTGAGCCAGTGCACGGAGGAACTGCACGTCCCCAACCTCTGCTACGTCCCTGTTGCTTCGGAGCATGAG GTGCTGAAGCTGCTCCAGAGGGCCAAAGCCAACCGCTCGGTGGCCAAGACCAATCTCAACGAGCGCTCTTCCCGCAGCCACAGCCTCTTCCAGCTGCGCATCGAGGGCCACAACCCCAACCGGGAGCTGCACACCTCCT CCGTGCTGAGCTTGGTGGACCTGGCTGGCAGCGAGCGGCTGGACAAGTCCCTCTCCACAGGCGACCGCCTCAAGGAGACCCAGGCCATCAACAGCAGCCTCTCCAACCTGGGCCTGGTTATCACCGCCCTCAGCAACAAG GAGGCCCATGTGCCCTACCGGAACAGCAAGCTGACCTACCTCCTCCAGAACTCCTTAGGCGGCAATTCCAAGAT gCTGATGTTCGTTAACATCTCGCCCTCGGAGGAGAACTTTGCCGAGTCCCTCAATTCCCTTCGCTTTGCCAGAAAG GTCAATGAATGTGTCATTGGCACAGCGTCAAATCGGAAGTGA
- the KIFC1 gene encoding kinesin-like protein KIFC1 isoform X4, translating into MEGPPPLPLREQKMNSEDKSFLLPKGPSRLPVSGLRLKRPASDENEPPKVDRKRARGPLDPTKRGGPVTAAPSFPKPPPAAPGLRSHRQAAGSRRTVAAAAPKPAAAPAAAGGGEKKRAPWDLKGQVSDLRAKVGTYKEKAQGLAGENEALRQRLNQLEGELKQATARNQQLEGQNSALALELQTCQAQATESQQRVEQLVEQEQQLQETIKSQSQTIRELETAGRKAREAKEELAAQLEAREAELRLVQESLARRAQENEALAARKAQLEQKLHESEMERRSLHNAVQELKGNIRVFCRVRPLLSSEKEAQKQGMSHLRFLPDDSKSLVLSKAEESHVGRERKEDIVYEFNFDQVFPPSSSQEEVFEEISLLVQSALDGYHVCIFAYGQTGSGKTYTMEGPDCQDPSTAGMIPRAVQQIFKKAREMEAKGWKYHFTANFLEIYNESLRDLLVLRPERGSELEIRRVSQCTEELHVPNLCYVPVASEHEVLKLLQRAKANRSVAKTNLNERSSRSHSLFQLRIEGHNPNRELHTSSVLSLVDLAGSERLDKSLSTGDRLKETQAINSSLSNLGLVITALSNKEAHVPYRNSKLTYLLQNSLGGNSKMLMFVNISPSEENFAESLNSLRFARKVNECVIGTASNRK; encoded by the exons ATGGAGGGTCCACCTCCC cTACCACTCAGGGAGCAGAAGATGAACTCTGAGGACAAAAGTTTCCTGCTGCCGAAAGGCCCCTCCCGGCTCCCTGTGTCTGGGCTGCGCCTCAAGCGCCCGGCCAGCGATGAGAATGAGCCCCCCAAGGTGGACCGG aAACGGGCTCGGGGTCCCCTGGACCCTACCAAGCGGGGAGGACCTGTGACAGCAGCCCCCTCCTTTCCGAAGCCTCCGCCAGCAGCCCCTGGGCTCCGAAGCCACCGCCAGGCCG CAGGATCCCGTCGGACGGTGGCTGCGGCAGCCCCTAAGCCAG ccgctgctcctgctgctgctggcgggGGTGAGAAGAAGCGGGCCCCCTGGGACTTGAAGGGGCAAGTGAGCGACTTGCGGGCCAAAGTGGGGACCTACAAGGAGAAGGCCCAGGGGCTAGCCGGGGAGAATGAGGCCCTGAGGCAGCGGCTGAACCAGCTGGAGGGGGAGCTGAAGCAGGCGACGGCCCGCAACCAGCAGCTGGAGGGGCAGAACAG TGCCTTGGCCTTGGAGCTGCAGACCTGCCAAGCGCAGGCCACAGAGAGCCAGCAGAGGGTGGAGCAGCTGgtggagcaggagcagcagctgcaggagacCATTAAGAGCCAGAGCCAGACGATCCGGGAGCTGGAAACCGCTGGCCGCAAAGCCAGGGAGGCCAAGGAGGAGTTGGCTGCCCAGCTGGAGGCCAGAGAG GCGGAACTGCGCCTGGTGCAGGAGAGCCTGGCCCGGCGGGCGCAGGAGAATGAGGCGCTGGCAGCACGCAAGGCCCAGCTGGAGCAGAAGCTGCACGAGTCGGAGATGGAGCGGCGCTCCCTGCACAACGCCGTCCAGGAGCTGAAG GGCAACATCCGTGTCTTCTGCCGCGTGCGCCCCCTGCTGAGCAGCGAGAAGGAGGCGCAGAAGCAGGGGATGAGCCACCTGCGCTTCCTGCCAGACGACAGCAAGAGCCTTGTCTTATCCAAGGCGGAGGAG TCCCACGTTGGCCGGGAGCGAAAAGAGGACATTGTCTATGAATTCAACTTTGACCAGGTCTTCCCTCCGTCCAGCTCCCAGGAGGAGGTCTTTGAGGAGATCTCTCTGCttgtgcag TCGGCCTTGGACGGCTACCACGTCTGCATCTTTGCCTACGGGCAGACGGGGAGCGGCAAGACGTACACCATGGAGGGCCCCGACTGCCAGGACCCTTCCACGGCCGGCATGATCCCCCGCGCAGTGCAGCAGATCTTCAAGAAAGCCCGGGAGATGGAGGCCAAAGGCTGGaag TACCATTTCACTGCCAACTTCCTGGAGATCTACAATGAGTCTCTGCGGGACCTGCTGGTGTTGCGCCCTGAGCGGGGCTCCGAGCTGGAGATCCGGCGAGTGAGCCAGTGCACGGAGGAACTGCACGTCCCCAACCTCTGCTACGTCCCTGTTGCTTCGGAGCATGAG GTGCTGAAGCTGCTCCAGAGGGCCAAAGCCAACCGCTCGGTGGCCAAGACCAATCTCAACGAGCGCTCTTCCCGCAGCCACAGCCTCTTCCAGCTGCGCATCGAGGGCCACAACCCCAACCGGGAGCTGCACACCTCCT CCGTGCTGAGCTTGGTGGACCTGGCTGGCAGCGAGCGGCTGGACAAGTCCCTCTCCACAGGCGACCGCCTCAAGGAGACCCAGGCCATCAACAGCAGCCTCTCCAACCTGGGCCTGGTTATCACCGCCCTCAGCAACAAG GAGGCCCATGTGCCCTACCGGAACAGCAAGCTGACCTACCTCCTCCAGAACTCCTTAGGCGGCAATTCCAAGAT gCTGATGTTCGTTAACATCTCGCCCTCGGAGGAGAACTTTGCCGAGTCCCTCAATTCCCTTCGCTTTGCCAGAAAG GTCAATGAATGTGTCATTGGCACAGCGTCAAATCGGAAGTGA